In Prosthecodimorpha staleyi, the following are encoded in one genomic region:
- a CDS encoding adenine phosphoribosyltransferase gives MDLRDAIRTIPDYPKPGILFRDITTLLGDARAFRRSVDQLVAPWAGGKIDKIAGIEARGFILGGAVAHQLSSGFVPIRKKGKLPHTTVRIAYSLEYGLDEMEMHEDAVAAGERVILVDDLIATGGTATAAVQLLRQMGAEVVAACFVIDLPDLGGADRLRAMGVDVRTLVAFEGH, from the coding sequence ATGGACCTCCGCGACGCGATCCGCACCATCCCCGACTATCCCAAGCCCGGCATCCTGTTCCGGGACATCACGACCCTACTCGGCGATGCGCGCGCCTTCCGGCGCAGCGTCGACCAGCTGGTCGCCCCCTGGGCCGGCGGCAAGATCGACAAGATCGCCGGGATCGAGGCGCGCGGATTCATCCTCGGCGGCGCCGTCGCCCACCAGCTCTCATCCGGCTTCGTCCCGATCCGCAAGAAGGGCAAGCTGCCGCACACCACCGTCCGGATCGCCTATTCGCTGGAATATGGCCTCGACGAGATGGAGATGCACGAGGACGCCGTCGCCGCGGGCGAACGGGTCATCCTGGTCGACGACCTGATCGCCACCGGCGGCACCGCCACCGCCGCCGTCCAGCTCCTGCGCCAGATGGGCGCGGAGGTCGTCGCCGCTTGCTTCGTGATCGACCTGCCGGATCTTGGCGGGGCCGACAGGCTGCGCGCCATGGGTGTGGACGTGCGCACCCTGGTTGCCTTCGAGGGGCATTGA
- a CDS encoding methyl-accepting chemotaxis protein codes for MVDRGHGTRRGIGLKVKLPLVIVGLGLLASATIGAIGYFEARQGLTDAAERNLAFVAETRAKALDSRLSTIVGTAGAMADSSAAHHAAGKLADAFSVASVDLEKVLKYYQTPGTKSARAALDGADNPTIYSWNHKEVHGTFKAQRDQLDLDDIFVVSPKGQVAYSVTKSTEFTRNVNEPGFPNAGLRRAVEAALAAKGKPVLSDIDASLPEPERMVYAARGIGETAEEGVLVVSFPASKLLADAVNRGVSSAVLGPDGKLRLGVGVAALDGAVAETVAAARTAGRPIGFATVAGTGASGFAAWRAAETPGVAWTLVSVQDAETALAAVTTIRDRMMVAAAIVLGILALVGLFAARMVTGPLGGLVGTLDRMAAGELDIEVAASRRRDEIGDIGRAVEGIRTRLATDARERERMAAEAARQEDEVRRRMLGGLAEDFERAVGRAIAEVSDGVRGIGRSADAMARLAQAARGRSETVVSAADQAGREVESVAASTGELDRAIREIAELIHSTNRIAEEAGRRTVETNGIVGSLSGCAVKIGEVVTLIESIASQTNLLALNATIEAARAGEAGRGFAVVASEVKALAGQTSKATEEIARQVAEITSAANAAAGAITDIQGRVGAITEAVLRVAGAVEEQSAATSAIATGAAGARTGTGAVGREVEAVRTDATETDKASSLLVEGVETLDRQTQGLQTRVRSFVEQIRAA; via the coding sequence ATGGTGGATCGCGGTCACGGCACGCGCCGGGGAATCGGGCTCAAGGTCAAGCTGCCGCTGGTGATCGTCGGCCTCGGCCTGTTGGCCTCGGCGACGATCGGAGCGATCGGCTATTTCGAGGCTCGCCAGGGGCTGACGGATGCGGCCGAACGCAATCTCGCCTTCGTGGCCGAGACCCGCGCCAAGGCACTCGACAGTCGGCTCTCCACCATCGTCGGTACCGCCGGCGCGATGGCCGACAGTTCCGCGGCCCACCATGCCGCCGGCAAGCTGGCCGACGCCTTCTCGGTCGCCTCCGTCGACCTGGAGAAGGTTCTGAAATACTACCAGACGCCGGGTACCAAATCGGCGCGCGCGGCACTGGACGGCGCCGACAACCCGACCATCTATTCCTGGAACCACAAGGAGGTGCACGGCACCTTCAAGGCGCAGCGCGACCAGCTCGATCTCGACGACATTTTCGTGGTCTCGCCAAAGGGACAGGTCGCCTATTCGGTGACCAAGTCGACCGAGTTCACCCGCAACGTCAATGAACCGGGCTTTCCGAATGCCGGATTGCGCCGCGCCGTCGAGGCCGCCCTGGCCGCCAAAGGCAAGCCGGTGCTGAGCGACATCGATGCCAGCCTGCCGGAGCCGGAGCGCATGGTCTATGCCGCCCGGGGGATCGGCGAAACCGCCGAAGAGGGGGTGCTGGTCGTCTCTTTTCCGGCCTCGAAACTGCTGGCCGATGCGGTCAATCGTGGGGTCTCGAGCGCCGTGCTCGGTCCGGACGGCAAGCTGAGGCTCGGTGTCGGCGTCGCTGCCCTGGACGGCGCGGTCGCCGAGACCGTCGCGGCGGCCCGGACGGCGGGTCGACCGATCGGCTTTGCTACGGTGGCAGGCACCGGAGCCTCGGGTTTCGCGGCCTGGCGTGCGGCCGAGACGCCCGGCGTCGCCTGGACGCTGGTCTCCGTCCAGGACGCCGAGACGGCGCTGGCCGCGGTCACCACGATCCGGGATCGGATGATGGTTGCGGCCGCGATCGTGCTCGGAATCCTGGCCCTGGTCGGCCTCTTCGCGGCGCGCATGGTCACCGGGCCACTCGGCGGACTGGTCGGCACGCTCGACCGGATGGCGGCCGGTGAACTCGACATCGAGGTCGCGGCCTCGCGCCGGCGCGACGAGATCGGCGATATCGGCCGTGCCGTGGAAGGCATCCGCACGCGCCTGGCGACGGATGCCCGCGAGCGCGAGCGGATGGCCGCGGAGGCCGCGCGGCAGGAGGATGAGGTTCGCCGGCGCATGCTCGGCGGGCTCGCCGAGGATTTCGAACGGGCCGTCGGGCGCGCCATTGCGGAGGTTTCGGACGGCGTGCGCGGCATCGGCCGTTCCGCCGACGCGATGGCCCGGCTCGCCCAGGCGGCGCGCGGCCGCTCCGAGACCGTCGTCTCGGCCGCCGATCAGGCCGGCCGCGAGGTCGAATCGGTCGCCGCCTCGACCGGCGAGCTGGATCGCGCCATCCGCGAGATCGCCGAACTGATCCACAGCACCAACCGGATCGCCGAGGAGGCGGGCCGGCGCACGGTCGAAACCAACGGCATCGTCGGTTCGCTGTCCGGCTGCGCGGTCAAGATCGGCGAAGTCGTCACCCTGATCGAATCGATCGCCAGCCAGACCAACCTGCTCGCCCTCAACGCCACCATCGAGGCCGCACGCGCCGGCGAGGCGGGACGCGGCTTCGCGGTCGTCGCCTCGGAGGTCAAGGCGCTGGCCGGCCAGACCTCCAAGGCGACCGAGGAGATCGCCCGCCAGGTCGCCGAGATCACTTCCGCGGCCAATGCGGCCGCCGGTGCGATCACCGACATCCAGGGACGGGTCGGTGCCATCACCGAGGCGGTATTGCGGGTTGCCGGTGCGGTCGAGGAGCAGTCGGCCGCGACCAGCGCGATCGCCACCGGCGCAGCCGGTGCGCGCACCGGCACCGGAGCAGTCGGCCGCGAGGTCGAGGCGGTTCGTACCGATGCGACCGAGACCGACAAGGCGTCGAGCCTGCTCGTCGAAGGCGTCGAGACGCTCGACCGGCAGACGCAGGGCCTGCAGACGCGGGTGCGGTCCTTCGTCGAGCAGATTCGCGCCGCTTGA
- a CDS encoding S-methyl-5'-thioadenosine phosphorylase: MARSVIGVIGGSGLYDLPGLEDAHWQRVESPWGEPSDELRFGTIAGRPIVFLPRHGRGHRVSPSDIDYRANIDALKRAGVTDIVSVSAVGSYREDLSPGTFVLVDQFVDRTVRRASSFFGKGCVAHVAFGHPTSPGLMDRLAAAAEAEAIPVVRGGTYVCMEGPQFSTLAESRAYKAQGFDVIGMTNMPEAKLAREAEIPYATVAMVTDYDCWHPDHDHVDVAQVIKVLTDNADKARRLVARFAADFPLEHPPCPVGADHALDFAVMTAPDRRDPALVARLDAVAGRVLGR, translated from the coding sequence ATGGCGAGGTCTGTGATCGGGGTGATCGGCGGCTCGGGGCTCTACGACCTGCCCGGGCTGGAGGATGCGCACTGGCAGCGGGTCGAAAGTCCCTGGGGCGAGCCGTCCGACGAGCTGCGCTTCGGCACCATCGCCGGGCGGCCGATCGTGTTCCTGCCCCGGCACGGGCGCGGCCACCGCGTCTCGCCCTCCGACATCGACTACCGCGCCAATATCGACGCCCTGAAACGCGCCGGCGTGACCGACATCGTCTCCGTCTCCGCGGTCGGCTCCTATCGCGAGGACCTGTCGCCCGGCACCTTCGTGCTGGTCGACCAGTTCGTCGACCGCACGGTGCGGCGGGCCTCGTCCTTCTTCGGCAAGGGCTGCGTCGCCCATGTCGCCTTCGGCCATCCGACCAGTCCCGGTCTGATGGACCGGCTGGCGGCGGCGGCCGAGGCAGAGGCGATTCCGGTGGTGCGCGGCGGCACCTATGTCTGCATGGAGGGGCCGCAATTCTCGACGCTGGCCGAAAGCCGCGCCTACAAGGCGCAGGGCTTCGACGTGATCGGCATGACCAACATGCCCGAGGCCAAGCTCGCCCGCGAGGCTGAGATCCCCTACGCCACCGTCGCCATGGTCACCGACTACGATTGCTGGCACCCGGACCACGATCACGTCGACGTGGCGCAGGTGATCAAGGTGCTGACCGACAATGCCGACAAGGCGCGCCGCCTGGTCGCCCGCTTCGCCGCGGACTTCCCGCTCGAGCACCCGCCCTGTCCGGTCGGCGCCGACCATGCGCTCGATTTCGCCGTCATGACCGCGCCGGACAGGCGCGACCCCGCCCTGGTCGCGCGCCTCGACGCCGTCGCCGGTCGCGTCCTCGGCCGTTGA